From the genome of Streptomyces sp. NBC_01304:
ACGGGTGTGGTGATGTCGGAGTCGTCGGCGTACACCCAGATCGCGCCGAGCTTCGCGCCCCAGTTGGCCTCGTAACCGCCGGTCCGCTCCAGGGTGTTGCGGGCCACGGTCGTCGCGCCGGTGAACGGCAGCGGCGGGGGCGGGAAGTTGCGGGTGCTGATCGCGATGCCCGCGGCGGCGTTCACGGTGTCGGACAGCAGGTTGTCCTCGATGCGGTTGCCGCTGCCGCCGTAGATCGCCGCGGTGTTGGCGAGCATCGGCAGCTGCACGGTGTTGAAGCGGAAGACGCTGTCGGTGACTGCCTGTTGCTCGGAGAACATGGCGAGCCCGTCGTCTCCGGTGCCCCGCACGCTGCTCTGCGAGATCTCGCTGTTCTTCGTGCCCTTGTGCAGGTTGACGCCGTCGGCGTAGGTGTCGCGGATGCGCAGGCCGGTGGCGAGCAGGCCGCTGGTGGGTGCGTCGATCCACAGGCCGACCTTGGCGTGCTCGATCCACACGCTCTGCACGGTGGAACCGCTGCCGAAGTCACCCTCGATGGCGGTGTGTCCGCCCGCGTCGTCCCGGTGCGTGGCGGCTCCGTCGATCGTCAGGTCCTGGACGGTGCTGGTGCCGCCCCTGCCGAACAGGCCTCCCTTGCCGTTCTTGCCGCGCAGCACGGTGTGCCACTCGCCGGCGCCGCGCAGCGCGACGCCGTTCAGGTTCACGTGGTCGGAGATGTCGTACGTGCCCTTCGGCAGCCACAGGCCCTTGCCCTGCCCCTTGGCCGTGTTCAGCGCGGAGTTGAGGGCCGAGGTGTCGTCGCCCGCGTCGTCCGGGGTGACGCCGAGGGTGGTTGCCGACACGAAGCCGTCGGGCATCGCGTACGCGCCGGGTGCGGTCTCCGTCTCGATCAGGTCGATGGTGTACGAGGCCGCGGAGTCGGTTGCGTCCTTCTGCAGCCTGATCTTCGTGCCGGCCGGGAGGTCGCCTACGGTCGCGCGGGTCTCGTCGAAGAAGCGGTGGGCGGAGCCGCCCGAGGGGTCGTTGTTGTAGGGGTAGGCGCCGTACACCCAGCTGTGCTTGGAGCTCAGGTCGAGATCGCGCAGGTGGCTGCCGTCCGCGTACAGGCTCAGCGATGCGTTGTCTCCGGTGCCCGCCTCGTTGTCCGGGATCGAGTAACGCAGTGTCAGGGCGTTGGCCGGCTTGGTGAGGGTGAACTCGACGTACTCACCATTGGAGTCGAGTACGACGGCCTTGCGGCCCGAGGCCTCCGCGGGGACGGACAGATAGGCGCGGTCGGGTCCGATGGCCAAGGCGTTCGTCCGGCCGCTTTCCGCTTCGTACGTGGTGTACGGCAGCGTCGCCCCGCGGGCGGCGTTCGTGGCGGCCGAGGGGATGTCCAGGCCGTCGAGCTGGAAGGCGCCGTTGTCGCCGGATTCGGTGCGCAGGGTGACGGTGTTGAGGCCGGCGCGCAGGGGCACGTCGGTGGTCGCCGTCTG
Proteins encoded in this window:
- a CDS encoding carbohydrate-binding protein — protein: MPETTRPQARARTTRLIPALLLGLLAALLYAAPPALAADALEAESATLSGGTKAESEHAGYTGSGYVGGYTDAHKGNASTSFTIASPTAGSGSVKIRYANGTTATMTLSLYVNGTKSGQVSFPATTNWDTWSTIEAPVDFKDGANTVALTFTSSDSGNINLDNLTPTTPSQGGGGSLTHEAERAFFSGGPQKSTSAGGYRGTGYLSGFTASGSRAVFTVASATATEHPVQVRYRTSDATAATVTLSANGTKVRGLNLPATNGSWQTATTDVPLRAGLNTVTLRTESGDNGAFQLDGLDIPSAATNAARGATLPYTTYEAESGRTNALAIGPDRAYLSVPAEASGRKAVVLDSNGEYVEFTLTKPANALTLRYSIPDNEAGTGDNASLSLYADGSHLRDLDLSSKHSWVYGAYPYNNDPSGGSAHRFFDETRATVGDLPAGTKIRLQKDATDSAASYTIDLIETETAPGAYAMPDGFVSATTLGVTPDDAGDDTSALNSALNTAKGQGKGLWLPKGTYDISDHVNLNGVALRGAGEWHTVLRGKNGKGGLFGRGGTSTVQDLTIDGAATHRDDAGGHTAIEGDFGSGSTVQSVWIEHAKVGLWIDAPTSGLLATGLRIRDTYADGVNLHKGTKNSEISQSSVRGTGDDGLAMFSEQQAVTDSVFRFNTVQLPMLANTAAIYGGSGNRIEDNLLSDTVNAAAGIAISTRNFPPPPLPFTGATTVARNTLERTGGYEANWGAKLGAIWVYADDSDITTPVRIESNDVLDSTYSGLLVSWQRAVGDLTVKDTKIEKTGAYGIEINAAGAGTFSSVSVSGAADGGLSLAGGFQITRGTGNSGW